In Flavobacterium endoglycinae, one DNA window encodes the following:
- a CDS encoding AGE family epimerase/isomerase has protein sequence MSKKLKQLKSELETELDSILKYWSKNTIDNQNGGFIGQIDFNDHIIADSEKGSVLNARILWTFSASYQTTKNENHKKLAERAFEFLSEHFYDNQFGGLFWSINADKTPKDTKNQIYALAFAIYALSEFYAISKNEKALEIAINLYSKIQDYSYDPVNKGYLEAFTRDWKPIDDLRLSEKDANEKKTMNTHLHIIEAYANLYKVWKNKTLQNSMIELLETIEKHFINTETGNLRLFFDEKWVEKPDVISYGHDIEAAWLLQQCAEISGDETLIANYKKYAIQIAEATKKGIDSDGGLWYEYDPEKKELIAEKHWWPQAEALIGFYNAYQLTGKEEYLDIVYKNWEFTKKYILDTENGEWFWGIYSDYSVMQKDKAGFWKCPYHNGRACLELINRIKT, from the coding sequence GTGTCAAAAAAATTAAAACAGTTAAAATCAGAATTAGAAACCGAACTGGATTCTATTCTTAAATATTGGTCAAAAAATACCATCGACAATCAAAACGGAGGTTTCATTGGCCAGATTGATTTTAACGATCACATTATAGCAGATTCAGAAAAAGGTTCAGTTTTAAACGCCCGTATTTTATGGACGTTTTCAGCCAGTTATCAGACCACAAAAAACGAAAACCACAAAAAACTGGCTGAAAGAGCCTTTGAGTTTCTGTCTGAACACTTTTATGACAATCAATTTGGCGGTCTTTTTTGGAGCATCAATGCCGATAAAACTCCAAAAGATACCAAAAACCAAATTTATGCGCTGGCATTTGCAATCTACGCATTATCTGAATTTTATGCCATTTCTAAAAATGAAAAAGCTTTAGAAATTGCCATTAATTTATATTCTAAAATTCAAGATTATAGTTATGACCCTGTAAACAAAGGGTATCTGGAAGCTTTTACAAGAGACTGGAAACCCATTGATGACTTGCGTTTAAGCGAAAAAGACGCCAACGAGAAGAAAACGATGAATACGCACCTTCATATTATTGAAGCCTATGCGAATTTGTATAAAGTGTGGAAAAACAAGACGCTTCAAAATAGTATGATTGAGCTTCTCGAAACCATTGAAAAACATTTTATTAATACCGAAACTGGAAATCTTCGTTTGTTTTTTGATGAAAAATGGGTCGAAAAACCAGACGTTATTTCATACGGACACGATATTGAAGCAGCTTGGCTTTTACAGCAATGTGCTGAAATTTCTGGAGATGAAACTTTAATTGCCAATTATAAAAAATACGCAATCCAAATTGCCGAAGCCACAAAAAAAGGAATCGATTCTGATGGCGGATTATGGTACGAATACGATCCAGAAAAAAAAGAATTAATTGCCGAAAAACATTGGTGGCCGCAAGCCGAAGCCTTAATTGGTTTTTATAATGCGTACCAATTAACCGGTAAAGAAGAATATCTGGATATTGTGTACAAAAACTGGGAATTCACCAAAAAATACATTCTCGACACAGAAAACGGCGAATGGTTTTGGGGAATTTACAGCGATTATTCTGTAATGCAAAAAGACAAAGCAGGTTTTTGGAAATGCCCTTATCACAACGGCAGAGCCTGTTTGGAACTTATTAACCGAATTAAAACGTAA
- a CDS encoding glycoside hydrolase family 26 protein encodes MKTTFLKIAFLSLSILTLASCSSDKEDSDEVIIDYPMQDDPLTTSNAATYMVDANATKETVALFYNLKRLAKTKTAIGQQDAFNSFYQDAGGESDIKKNTGFDPAVLGSDFMFITDKNNNEQANNWFYQQELKITSDVKNAYAKGIINTFSWHLREPYNDESFYTADMTSEQKATAFKSILPGGANNEWYKKKLDKVASVVSNLKGANGELIPIIFRPFHEFDGNWFWWGADYCTADEYKKAYQFTVDYLKNTKGVHNILYAFSPDNSYTTETAYLSRYPGDKYVDIIGMDNYGDFNNQGQTGSDKANSKLKILSDYAKAKVKIAALTETGYRVTNTNPAITDWFSTLLYSALTKNDIQISYVMFWNNNTDGYYVPNGSVSNTADFKTYSLKTKSALVNSLPKMYEMPK; translated from the coding sequence ATGAAAACAACATTTCTTAAAATAGCATTTCTCAGTCTTTCGATTTTAACCCTCGCAAGCTGTTCCTCAGACAAAGAAGATTCTGACGAAGTTATAATCGATTATCCTATGCAAGACGATCCTTTAACCACATCAAATGCAGCAACCTACATGGTCGACGCCAATGCTACGAAAGAGACTGTTGCCCTATTTTATAATTTAAAAAGACTGGCGAAAACCAAAACTGCAATTGGACAACAGGATGCTTTCAACAGTTTTTACCAAGATGCAGGCGGAGAATCTGATATCAAAAAAAACACGGGTTTTGATCCTGCCGTTCTGGGTTCTGATTTTATGTTCATCACTGATAAAAACAATAACGAACAAGCCAATAACTGGTTCTATCAACAGGAACTTAAAATTACATCAGATGTTAAAAACGCTTACGCAAAAGGCATAATCAACACCTTTAGCTGGCATTTGAGAGAACCGTATAATGATGAATCTTTCTATACGGCCGACATGACTTCGGAACAAAAGGCAACGGCTTTTAAAAGTATTTTACCTGGCGGAGCCAACAACGAATGGTACAAGAAAAAATTAGACAAAGTTGCCAGTGTTGTTTCAAATCTTAAAGGTGCGAACGGCGAATTGATTCCAATTATTTTCAGACCTTTTCACGAATTTGACGGAAACTGGTTCTGGTGGGGAGCGGATTACTGCACGGCCGATGAATACAAAAAAGCGTATCAGTTTACCGTTGATTATTTAAAAAATACAAAAGGCGTTCATAACATTTTATATGCCTTTTCTCCTGACAATTCGTATACAACGGAAACTGCTTATTTAAGCCGATATCCGGGCGATAAATATGTTGATATTATTGGAATGGACAATTACGGAGATTTCAATAATCAAGGACAAACTGGATCTGACAAAGCGAATTCTAAGTTAAAAATTCTTTCTGATTATGCTAAAGCAAAAGTCAAAATCGCAGCCTTAACCGAAACTGGTTATCGTGTAACCAACACAAATCCAGCCATTACTGATTGGTTTTCGACTTTATTGTACAGTGCTTTAACTAAAAATGACATTCAAATAAGTTACGTTATGTTCTGGAATAATAATACAGATGGTTATTATGTTCCAAACGGTTCGGTTTCAAACACAGCAGATTTCAAAACGTACAGTTTAAAAACAAAATCAGCATTGGTAAATTCTCTGCCAAAAATGTATGAAATGCCGAAATAG